AGAAGACTTTACTAGAACCAGTAATGGAGATATGAATGCTCTTGGTTTTATTACAGATCTCAGATTACATAGAGCTTAATAGTGGAGAAAAATCCATGTAGGCAACCCAAACTAGTTGAGACATTATGGCTTGGTATTGTCATTGTATAAACTATAAAGATATTATTACCAAAGTCCTTAATTTTGGATACTGGACCAGTGTCAATCCTAACCTGGCCTAATACGGCTCCAAGCTGTACCAACATACTATGTGTCAGTACATACCAAAATATCAAGCTTTAAAAAgagcctgaaaattaaaaaaattattgtatGGCCAGATTCATAATTTTGTGCACCGATATGTTCCTATGAGGGCTTCGACTGGTATTGAACCAGTCTGTATCGGTCTACTGGGTGTCAGTACGCTGATACATACTGAGTCTGAAAAAAGACTGAAAAAACTGAaactatagaaaaaaaaaactgcCAATACAGGTCATCTACCATCCTGAACTGGGTGTAACAACAGTGCAGGCCCTGTACCAGATGGTATAGGCCTCACATACCAGTATGCTGCTGGACTGATTAATACCACCAGTGTCGAATTGTACTTAGGGGTAGGGGTATTGCAAACTTTGTTGCTGGTACAAACCTATACCGGGCTGTATGCCTTATACCAGGCTTGAATTGTCCAATTTATCCATAAGATATTGGATCGGTTATACCATCtataccaaatcataacatgtggTATTGCAATCCttaattattaataaatttaCCAACTTGAAGATAAGCCACACTTCATTGTAGGTGATAGCATCTCTATTTTTCTAAGAGATAAAAGACTACTCTATatcctttccttctttctttcaatACCCTTTTATCTCTATAGTATATGATGAATGATACATATTGTAACATTTATGGTAGATGGTAAGTGTGGTGGATGCAACAATAAACAAATGGTAGTAGTGTCTTTATTGTTTCATAGTCATaatcatttattttttgatcttctCTATACCTCAGCTTTTATCTTCTTTGCCTCCTACTTCTCTCTTCTATGCTTTTCTTTAGACGTTGTGGAGTTGGCTAAAATTGACCCGTATTGGTCAACTTTGATTGGGTTCAATTGATTCTAGTTGTTTCCTGTTGATTTTTAACTATATGGTAAAAAAATCGATTAAAATCAGATTGTTCTTGAATGATATTGATATGGATCGGTTGTCTCATATCAGAATCAACAGATACTAGAAAtaatgcttttgaaattcattttagaatctttaattgTTTAAGCTGAGATTCTTCCCTCCCCAGTTTTAGCAATCTTGACCCTTGAGAAGTCCTACTATGACACTAAAACTTGCCCTTACAATACATGCGAAAGGTATACATGGTAAAAATTTatgttttaaattattaaaataacatAATAGCACAAATAATAGAACTGAGGATGTCCCTGCTTATGCAGACTGTATATTTGGCTACTTATATGTGATTGCATATACATGTCTATGTGAATCATTCAAGTGGCTGTTGACCACATAAGGCACCATATAGGCTATATATGCAATCAAATTGTATTTTTGCATCTGTATAGATCCTATGTAATGCTGCCATATGATTGTGTACACATATGCGGCTACATAGACTTCATTTTAGAAAATTAATCTCATTTACcttgatacaaaaaaaaaaatgcagggTTACCTGGATGCTCAAATTGTGTGTTCTATGTTGGAAATATATGCATTATATCCATGTTCTAGACATTTATTAATCATTGAGTTGAACTTTAATTGTCAAGTGGAAGAGCTGAGAAAAGAGGATTTTTTGGTTTTTAAGTATCCTTTAGCCTCATCTTCATAAATTTCACATTTTCAAGACATTAAAACACAAGCATCATATGTAATCTATGCAATGCAAGTTATCTTTCCTCTGCTTGTGCCTACATCTCCTTTCCATCTTGCTGCTGCATTCGACACCTGCATATATGTCTGAGTTGTCACTGATTTACTTTCCCATATAAAACTCAGAAAATGTAGCATTGAAAGAGATATTAACTTATTCTTGTGCTAATCTCTGGATTCTGGATTGTAGCTGTTGGCCTCTATGTAGACATCTTAGGCTTGAGAGAAACAGATGCATCTTGAAATCTTTCTGACTGCTGGTAGTTGCTGGCTAAGCTCCATAGATGTATTGTTAATTGTGGGTGATCACATGTATTGTATATTCTTCTTCAGGATTCTCCACTTTAAGTGCCCTGTGGGACTTTTAAATGTAAGGTCGATATTGGGACTTGTTATTCTGCCAAGTCTCTATCTATTTCCCGCTCTTCTTTCTCTTATGGAAGGATCTATTGTGGTTTGGGGCACATGGAGTTCATCTGACTTGTGCTGTATGCAATTCTGGGTATATTCACCAACCTTTTCAGGAAGGATTGTAGCATTTTAATTTATACTGATATCAGTAAGTTCATTATAGCCAAATACTAAAAGGTATCTTCATCGAAGTTGGAAATATCATTTTTGGTCATAGTAAACTAGATTATATTGTTAATGAAATTTCTAGTTAGTAATATGAATGAGTGTTATGGTTGATTATTTCATACATAACTAAGCTTGAGCTACGGCTGATAAGACTGACAGCCTGACAACTGTAATGAATTCCATTCTCAATGTTATGCCAGACCACTTTATATTGAAGTTTCAGTTTTAGGAATCTAGTTTCCAATATATTGCTGTAGTCACAGATTTGTACATGCCTACTTATTGTGTTTACTTATTTGCAGGGCCTTTGACCACATTGTTCTCGTACACTATAGAGATGTTATCAAGGtttgtttttttttcaaattctGGACATGCTTCTTTTTTCAGCTCAGTCATGTTTATGGAAGGGGAAGACATTTAAGTTGTTGAAGAAGAAAAAAGACCCCaatatgaagaaaggatatcatagTAATCACCTTAGAAAGGAAAAAGCCAAGACAAAAGAAAGCAACATAATATGGGAGCATTTAGCTAGGACACAAGCATCTTTTAAAAGAATTTGTTTTCATACTCTTTACCAAGGATTGAAAATTGGTTGGACCAATCCATATTGACTTGTATTCACCTGTCTGATTAGAAATTGGGATGCAGACTGAGTGATTTTACCTGGTCCAGTCCAAAACAGATGTTAATGACTTAATGCACAGTTACCCTGCTAAACCTAGCTTACCTCCCAGTGTTGGTGAATAAAACCAAGACCAGTGGGCGCTTAACCTATAGCCCGGTGTTCATACcccttttttaaaattatttttatatattttttatgacagTTAACTTTTTTCTAGTTTTCACTCTTTCCTCCAGTCCCTCTCTTTGGTCTCTCTTCTCTGTTCCCTCCTTTCTTTTTCTCATCACTCTGTTATTTCACTGTCATGGCTCTACTGCTTCTTCTTTGGTGTACCTCCTCTTTTTCCACCGCCTTCTATCCTTCCTTCACTCTTCCTCCTTTCTCcgtttcctcctccttctttttctACCACTCCTCTTGTGTTGCCACTTCCTCTCTGCCTTGCCTTCTCTTCCTCCATTCTTCCTCCACTGTCCTCCTTTCTGCCTTGTCTGCTATCTCCTTCCCTTCCTCCACCTTtttcttctccctcctcctccttccttcttctctccctctttaTATTTGGTCTGTGCTGTCTGGTGTGCCTGCATATTGATAATATACCATATATTAGTCTGCCAGTGTGTACCGGACCCATATTGGTCCGGCAGTGATCAGTAGAGATCTTGGACTGAAACTTAAAACCTTGCTATTTATATGCCTTTTCATGAATTCTAAATTGGTACTTGGTTCTCTTCAACTTCAAATTATTCTACTTTGTTTGTTAAGTGCCACTTAGTATCTGGAGATGATCTATTTTATGACCTTCTGGGATTTATCTATCAAGTATTTTATCACAATCAAATTATGCTTTAAAACTGGTTTGAgatccttttttcttttctttttccttgaaaGTGGAGGGAAGGAGGAAGGGGTGTCGTTGGAAGTGGTTTTCAGTTTTTACTATCTAGTGACTTTGTAGCCTAGTGGAAGacatatataaaattatcctGCAGAGGAAAAATGTTATGTACTTGGATTTTAACAAATGAGATTGCATAATATGAATAAGTTGAAAGCCTTCCAGATGTAACcctcaaaatgatttttgaaGTATCAGATGAAGAACCAGATATAGTCCTCAAAATGATTCTtgaaacatgtatatatatatatatatatatatgtatatacatgtatatatatatatatatatacatgtatatatatatatatgtatatatatgcatgtatacatatatatgcatacatgtatatatacatgtatttatatgtatatatattcaagtTTTGCTCTAACTAGTAAATTAGTTTATGCAAATCTTAAATATggaactagaaaaaaaaaattatgacatcACTTATAAATATAGAATGATTAGTGAAATATCAAATTATGAGTGACTGTTTGTGAAAAATATTACAGCTCTTATTTATATCTAAACTGAAAGTTTAGTTCAGCAAAAGTTTTATTTTGTGAGTCATCAGTGTTCTGCTTATGCTTTCTGAGTTCTTTGTGCCACTAGTATACTGCTGAGAAACAAGGTTTAAGTTACCATGGCTGGTGATATGATTATTGTTCTTTGTTCTGCAACCCAGGGAAGACACATTCCTAAATCTATTGTCAGCAGCTCAATTGATTCTTGTCCAACTCTGAGATATAGCACGAGTGTCAGTAATGATCAAGCACAGGGAATTCATTCTTGTACCATTGAATTTAATGATCCTTGTCAGAACTCATGTAGTCCAGGATCAGTGGAAGAAATTATTTCTCAGGTCACTGGAGGAAACATTAAGATGTCCCACTTAAACACAATGGACAGATCAGAATCTACTAACCAATTATTGCAATCAGAATTAAGTCAAGCACTGAGAAAGCTTGAAGAGCAGTTAAGCTTAGATAAGGACAAGGATAGCTTTGCTTCTTCTGAAGAAGAACTGCCCCCATTCTGCAACCTGAATGTGGAAACACATAATACACAAGATGAAACAAGGAGCCCGAAAGAGGAGGCACTTCAGAATCCACTTGATAAATTCCAACAAATGTCAAACGGTCACAATGAAGATAGTCTGCAATATGACAGTAAGTTGAAGAGTTCATGCATGTTTTGTTGTTTGATCAAGTTGGAtagatttggaatcatgtatctGTTAAGCTTTGTTTATTGCTTGTGGTTCTTGATGAGCTGAATCAATGAAAGTAATATTATATGCAGAACAGTTTATCAAGCATTACTGAGccatgtttttgtttcttttttagttGTATTTAAACGTTTTGGTTGTCGTGAACCATCTATTTAACCTTTTATGATTTTAACTTCTGAATTTTGAATATATCAACAAGTTAATAGCTTATTGATTAACAGCCTTTTTCATTCAAAAGAGACTCTACATCtgaactttttcttctcttttacttTGCATTACTATATCTTTTACATAAAAAAGCTAAACTTTGTTCTACCTTACTCTGAATACATTTTGTGACCATGAATTGATTTGCTATGATAAAGTTTTGGAAGAAGAACAGAACTAGTGATATCAAATAGATACACAacagaaaatgataatttgaaCTAACACCACTTTAGCTATCTTTGATTACAATGAAGTCCCCAgtcatgaaaattttctttgttgACATATCAGCTAGCCTATTTTTTTTAGCACATTATAATCTTATTAATTTTAGACCTTGAAGAAGGTTAGCTCCATATGATTAATAATTCATCTTGTTTATGATGGAACTGAAGATGGTTTGGAAAGGCTTCATGGATCCCTTTTTCCACAATCTTATGCCACTGAAGCAGACAATTATGGAGCCAATTATAGTCTGCTGATACAAGGAACTGGCGAAACTGCTCCTTCAGCTGAAATAAGTGAGTTTTCTTCTTTGTTTACAGATATGTGGTTTGACCAAAGTCAGTTTGGAGCTCCTCGTCGAACAGAATCAGGTTTGACATTAGCAGAAAGGCATCTGTTTACCATACGCGAAGTCGTTCCTGAGTGGGCGTTTTCTTCTGAACCAACAAAGGTATTTGCTGATATCCACTGTATTCTGTCGACACTGATTCTGGGTTAGCTTTCTGAAATGTATTCCTTGAGAGTATGTACTATTTTGCCCTCTTGATGGTGGCTAAGAGTAGGAAGTAATATGCACTAGAATTAGTACATGTTTTAAAATCACAATTATGGTTTTAACTTTTGTGTATGTTCAATGGTTGGTTTTCAGGTTATCCTTCTTGTCTTTTAATATCATGGAGTACTAGCAACATGAATAGATAGATTGATTCTAGAGTAACTAAGTAATGGTAGAGAATGTAGATGACTGCTTTATGATATTTCAAACGTGAACAGAATGTATGACAGGAATATGCCcacttgctttgatatttctaacTGCCAATGAGCATGGACGAAGGTCATGAGACGTCACAATACAAACACATATAGCAAATGTTTGTAAAGTAGGACACTACACATCATAGATACACTATCCAAGTACATATTTTCCATATATTTACTGTAGTTGTGTGTTGTAAGTGTATGTTATGTGCGAGTTTGATAATCTGTTATCACCATATGCACAACATATAGAAACCATTTACATAGATACTAAAATATTAGATAGATATCCACATTATTTAAAGTCAAAATTCCAGTGTACAAAATATTGTCTTATTTAGCATGATTAGAAGCCTTAGATGATGTATCATTGGTTACATGTGAAAATTTCAACATGGAATGAGAATTATCTGGTAAGTGTTAGTATCAGAGATGTACACGACACCGAGACCAAAagcaaatttgaaagatttcctgCTTCAATTAACTGCCTTTATTATAGGTATTATGACATGCTATTTAGTTCCAGAAGTTGCATGTTGTATTGATTAGTTACCACAATCTGTTGAAACCTAAAGTTTTGTGAATCCTCTAATATGTTTTGCTCCAGAAAAGCAAGGATGTCCACTTATACTTCCAAAAGTAACTTGACTAATTTCTATGGTTAATTTCTATATCCAGCTGAAGTACTtgactaattttttattttttcctttttagcaTTAGTATCCATCTAGAAAATCAAATACAAGATTGTCAATAATCCAATCATATGGTCTGTCTGCATGGCTCTTTTAATAGGTCTGACATGATAAAATTATGAAAGCAGGAAGCTGAACTTACTGAGTGTTTaagcttataaaataatatttcaaattattattaaattttattaatgTAATTAAAATATTGAAAAAACTTGGTTTAGGATAAATAACACTTGGTTACAGATTCTGATTAAAGGCTTCAGATTTTCAGGGGAAACCATAGATAGTATAACAATCCTAGAAATTTAATAAGCTTATATTTGGCTTCATATTCTTTTCGAAATATGAAAATAGATTATTTTCTATGATGCTTCCTTTTTGTGACATCATCTCCAATGATTTAGTTGCATGATATCAAATTACTCATTTCTACTTTTTTAAATgtttgaatttttaattttttggaaTCATCTCTTAACCTCTTTTTTCTATATCCCAAACTAATTTATTACAccttttttctaaaatttcattGCTTTCTTTCTGCCCATGCTCACTATCAACTACCGTTGTGCTTTATATGCCACTCACAGCCGGCCTCATCGATGATatatctcctcttcctcttcttccttcttcttcctccttccttatTCCTCTCTCCCTCCCCTAGCCAAATGGTATTATAGACTGTTCTGACATACCATGTCTTGGTACTTAGGAATGAATTGGACTGGTATGGATCCAATGTCGGAAACTGAAAACCTTTGTACCAGCTACATGCTTTGATACCAGTTGGTAttatttctttgttatttttgttGCTGGTACTGAGTGATATAAAAGGTTTGGTTTATCACCTGGTACATCGACATCATATCAGTCCAGCAAATTTACTGAAATTGGTATTCCATTGAGATTTAGAACCTTGGTTTCTATTGCAAATTAGAGTGTGATGTTCAACTTCCAATTGTTTCTTCAATTCAGTGTACCCTATTTTTTGAGTATAACAAAACCAGCATTTACATAATATTCCATTTGAAATAGCTAGAAATGCAGTTGTTTTTTAAAGTAAAATATATCAAGGTTTTacttaccgaatcgtaccgcccggtacgggcggtacgtaccggtccgagaggcgaccggtacgcggaccgccccctaccgggcggtacacgcaAAAATATCCCGTATCGGCCGTTAcgggtaatatcgggcggtaacggtcgaaatttcgaccgttaccgcccggtaccattcggtaacgggCGGTAACGCAGCGCctttctcggcgacgtcgccgaggcgacatgACGTCGCCTTTtttggcgacgtcgccgaggcgacacgacgtcgcctttttcggcgacgtcgccgaggcgacacgacgtcgcctttttcggagacgtcgccgaggcgacacgacgtcgcctttttcggcgacgtcgttatatatatatatatatatatatatatatatatatatatatatatatatatatatatatatatatatatatatatatatatatatatatatatatattaaataaacgtcgcctcggcgacgtcgccccgtgtggggaaggaaaaggcgacgtcgccgaggcgatgcgacgtcggccaataaaaaaaatatatatataatatatatatatacatatatcactcggtataccgctcggtataccgagcggtataccgttccgtaccgtaccgagagatcgtcgaaactccggtacggtacgaaatttcaaaccttgAAATATATGTTCTTTGCATCGTTAGTAAAATTGGTGACCTTAACTACAAGAGGGAGTAGTTTTTAAGTATTAAGCAAGGTCTTACCTACTGGTTGGACCTATATGTATTGACTTGTATCTAGTGGTCCAACCAAATACTGGTATTGAAATGTTTAGCTTGATACTGGTACATatactatttattttattattttattcaatgatatcaGGTGTTTACCATGACTGTACCAGTCAATAGGTCAATAGCTTGATACCGGTGCATATCCTGTCGTCGAGTTCATTTTAACATGGAACTGTCACTCTGCAGGTTATCATCACAGGAGACTTTCATTGCAGTCCTTTTGAGCATACATGGACTGTATTATTTGGAGATATTgaagttcctttggaaattgttCAGGATGGTGTTTTCCGTTGCTTAACTCCCCAGCAAAGTGCCAGAAAAGTCAAACTGTGCATTACATCTGGCAACAGCCAACCCTGCAGTGAACCACATGAGTTTGAATTTCGTGAGAAGCCAGAAAAAGCAAGCTGCAGTAGTACATCAGTTGGAGCTGTTGCAACAAAAATCTCAGCGGAACTCTTATCTCTGGTCAAATTTATGCAGATACTTTTTTCTAGTGCATCAAACCCTCAAGAAGATCTTGAACTGGAAGTTGATCCTTTGAGGAAGTTGGAAGGATCCAAAAATCGGTTAGAACCAATCATCGAAGCTCTCCTATCTGGCTCTATGGCTCCAGAAAAGATAATGAATGCAATCCTTCAAGAACTATTAAAAGATAAGTTGCATCAGTGGTTATCATTTAAGCATCAAGGGGCTACCGAAAAAGATCATCCGCTATCCAAACAAGAACAATGCATCATACACATGATCTCGGCCTTGGGTTATCAGTGGGCCTTACTTCCAATTCTCAAATCTGGTGTATGCATAAACTACCGTGATTCAAATGGATGGACTGCACTTCACTGGGCGGCAAGTTCTGGAAGGTATCTGAAATCAGTGCATCCATTTGCTTGCACTGACCTAGAATCCTAGAGTGTGGCTGAAATGAAATTATTTGAAGAATTAAAAGAACATATCTATCTAATTTTGAGCTTGATTCCTGATAACTTACACATGTTTAAATAGCTTTTGGGAAATCGACTTTGCAGGGAAGAAATGGTTGCTGCACTTCTTGCTGCTGGTGCTTCAGCCGGAGTTGTCACAAATCCAAGTGCACATGATCCAGCAGGCAAAACGCCAGCTTCTTTAGCTGCTGCCAGTGGTCACAAAGGTCTTGCTGGATATCTTTCAGAAGCTGCACTAACCAGTCATCTTTTTTCTCTGACAACTGAGAGAAATGAGAGATTCGAGGAGTCTGCTTATGTGGAGGTCCAGAGAGGTGTGAACAGTATATCTGAGAGGAGTGCCCATGCCCACTCAGATGGTGGGACAGAGGATCAACTTTCACTTAAAGATTCATTAGCAGCTGTCAGAAATGCAGTTCAAGCTGCAGCCCGTATACAAGCTGCTTTCCGAGCATATTCTTTCAGGAGGAAGCAACAAGAAGCTGCCATATGTATGTCTCCAGCAGGCGTACATGAACTTTCTGTTGCATCAAGGTCACATAAAGCATTTTATGGTTTTAGTGATCAAAAATATGAGCAAGCAGCTTTGTCGATTCAAAGGAACTATCAGCGTTGGAAAAGACGAAAGGAGTTTCTACAGAAACGTAGATGTATTGTGAAGATACAGGTACTTGAAATTTGCATTCTCTTTTGATCTTCTGCATACATTCGGGACATGAGTTGCACGTTACATTCGGCATTACCGTTTGCATAGAATAAGCAACTTCGATATCATTATGCTT
This Musa acuminata AAA Group cultivar baxijiao chromosome BXJ1-2, Cavendish_Baxijiao_AAA, whole genome shotgun sequence DNA region includes the following protein-coding sequences:
- the LOC135596020 gene encoding calmodulin-binding transcription activator 4-like isoform X1, which codes for MMQRVTDFDINKLSKETQFRWLKPVEVLFILQNHETFEITQKPPQKPPSGSLFLFNRRVLRYFRNDGHSWRKKRNGKTIREGHERLKIGNYEAINCYYAHGEPNSCFQRRSYWMLDPAFDHIVLVHYRDVIKGRHIPKSIVSSSIDSCPTLRYSTSVSNDQAQGIHSCTIEFNDPCQNSCSPGSVEEIISQVTGGNIKMSHLNTMDRSESTNQLLQSELSQALRKLEEQLSLDKDKDSFASSEEELPPFCNLNVETHNTQDETRSPKEEALQNPLDKFQQMSNGHNEDSLQYDNGLERLHGSLFPQSYATEADNYGANYSLLIQGTGETAPSAEISEFSSLFTDMWFDQSQFGAPRRTESGLTLAERHLFTIREVVPEWAFSSEPTKVIITGDFHCSPFEHTWTVLFGDIEVPLEIVQDGVFRCLTPQQSARKVKLCITSGNSQPCSEPHEFEFREKPEKASCSSTSVGAVATKISAELLSLVKFMQILFSSASNPQEDLELEVDPLRKLEGSKNRLEPIIEALLSGSMAPEKIMNAILQELLKDKLHQWLSFKHQGATEKDHPLSKQEQCIIHMISALGYQWALLPILKSGVCINYRDSNGWTALHWAASSGREEMVAALLAAGASAGVVTNPSAHDPAGKTPASLAAASGHKGLAGYLSEAALTSHLFSLTTERNERFEESAYVEVQRGVNSISERSAHAHSDGGTEDQLSLKDSLAAVRNAVQAAARIQAAFRAYSFRRKQQEAAICMSPAGVHELSVASRSHKAFYGFSDQKYEQAALSIQRNYQRWKRRKEFLQKRRCIVKIQAHVRGRLARENYKELLWSVGVLEKALLRWHRRGVGLRGFQAEPEYIDEEEDDIVKVLRRQNLDTAINEAVFKVTSVVGSPRARQQYRRMLESYQQVKDSIILSSPKGPDSASTKS
- the LOC135596020 gene encoding calmodulin-binding transcription activator 4-like isoform X3, with protein sequence MMQRVTDFDINKLSKETQFRWLKPVEVLFILQNHETFEITQKPPQKPPSGSLFLFNRRVLRYFRNDGHSWRKKRNGKTIREGHERLKIGNYEAINCYYAHGEPNSCFQRRSYWMLDPAFDHIVLVHYRDVIKGRHIPKSIVSSSIDSCPTLRYSTSVSNDQAQGIHSCTIEFNDPCQNSCSPGSVEEIISQVTGGNIKMSHLNTMDRSESTNQLLQSELSQALRKLEEQLSLDKDKDSFASSEEELPPFCNLNVETHNTQDETRSPKEEALQNPLDKFQQMSNGHNEDSLQYDNMWFDQSQFGAPRRTESGLTLAERHLFTIREVVPEWAFSSEPTKVIITGDFHCSPFEHTWTVLFGDIEVPLEIVQDGVFRCLTPQQSARKVKLCITSGNSQPCSEPHEFEFREKPEKASCSSTSVGAVATKISAELLSLVKFMQILFSSASNPQEDLELEVDPLRKLEGSKNRLEPIIEALLSGSMAPEKIMNAILQELLKDKLHQWLSFKHQGATEKDHPLSKQEQCIIHMISALGYQWALLPILKSGVCINYRDSNGWTALHWAASSGREEMVAALLAAGASAGVVTNPSAHDPAGKTPASLAAASGHKGLAGYLSEAALTSHLFSLTTERNERFEESAYVEVQRGVNSISERSAHAHSDGGTEDQLSLKDSLAAVRNAVQAAARIQAAFRAYSFRRKQQEAAICMSPAGVHELSVASRSHKAFYGFSDQKYEQAALSIQRNYQRWKRRKEFLQKRRCIVKIQAHVRGRLARENYKELLWSVGVLEKALLRWHRRGVGLRGFQAEPEYIDEEEDDIVKVLRRQNLDTAINEAVFKVTSVVGSPRARQQYRRMLESYQQVKDSIILSSPKGPDSASTKS
- the LOC135596020 gene encoding calmodulin-binding transcription activator 4-like isoform X2: MMQRDFDINKLSKETQFRWLKPVEVLFILQNHETFEITQKPPQKPPSGSLFLFNRRVLRYFRNDGHSWRKKRNGKTIREGHERLKIGNYEAINCYYAHGEPNSCFQRRSYWMLDPAFDHIVLVHYRDVIKGRHIPKSIVSSSIDSCPTLRYSTSVSNDQAQGIHSCTIEFNDPCQNSCSPGSVEEIISQVTGGNIKMSHLNTMDRSESTNQLLQSELSQALRKLEEQLSLDKDKDSFASSEEELPPFCNLNVETHNTQDETRSPKEEALQNPLDKFQQMSNGHNEDSLQYDNGLERLHGSLFPQSYATEADNYGANYSLLIQGTGETAPSAEISEFSSLFTDMWFDQSQFGAPRRTESGLTLAERHLFTIREVVPEWAFSSEPTKVIITGDFHCSPFEHTWTVLFGDIEVPLEIVQDGVFRCLTPQQSARKVKLCITSGNSQPCSEPHEFEFREKPEKASCSSTSVGAVATKISAELLSLVKFMQILFSSASNPQEDLELEVDPLRKLEGSKNRLEPIIEALLSGSMAPEKIMNAILQELLKDKLHQWLSFKHQGATEKDHPLSKQEQCIIHMISALGYQWALLPILKSGVCINYRDSNGWTALHWAASSGREEMVAALLAAGASAGVVTNPSAHDPAGKTPASLAAASGHKGLAGYLSEAALTSHLFSLTTERNERFEESAYVEVQRGVNSISERSAHAHSDGGTEDQLSLKDSLAAVRNAVQAAARIQAAFRAYSFRRKQQEAAICMSPAGVHELSVASRSHKAFYGFSDQKYEQAALSIQRNYQRWKRRKEFLQKRRCIVKIQAHVRGRLARENYKELLWSVGVLEKALLRWHRRGVGLRGFQAEPEYIDEEEDDIVKVLRRQNLDTAINEAVFKVTSVVGSPRARQQYRRMLESYQQVKDSIILSSPKGPDSASTKS